Proteins co-encoded in one Gossypium arboreum isolate Shixiya-1 chromosome 11, ASM2569848v2, whole genome shotgun sequence genomic window:
- the LOC108471123 gene encoding uncharacterized protein LOC108471123 gives MALWFCSARLFIFLFILSALPIAYIIYQERAETDHHVFHYYSSGFFRESAKWDYESRRFLVTFLEGGVGEIHVPQNYTCDIVLKEVTVVKDSDLTGNASLGLALDNPRNRLLVAVADMFGNRYSALAAYDLSTWKRLFLTKLSGSGDEKSLADDVAVDADGNAYVTDVKGSKLWKVGVDGEILSTLTNPLFTPKEWYKSLAGLSGIVYHPDGYLIVIHTLGGYLLKIDLAKGHEVKLIELAGGPLSFGDGLELISPTKLVVAAGNPSGRLVESTDGWETASVVAKFKGPMHRLATAATVKDGKVYLNHMVGMGYPKKTHALVEFVL, from the exons ATGGCGCTTTGGTTCTGCTCTGCAAGGTTGTTTATTTTCCTCTTCATCCTATCCGCACTTCCCATCGCTTACATCATCTACCAAGAACGCGCCGAGACTGATCACCACGTTTTCCACTACTACAGCTCCGGCTTTTTCCGCGAGTCCGCCAAGTGGGACTATGAGAGCCGTCGTTTCCTTGTCACTTTCTTAGAAGGTGGCGTCGGAGAAATCCATGTCCCCCAGAATTACACCTGCGACATCGTATTAAAGGAAGTCACAGTTGTCAAAGACTCTGATTTGACCGGGAATGCTTCCCTCGGCCTCGCCCTTGACAATCCTCGAAACCGGCTGCTTGTCGCCGTTGCCGACATGTTCGGCAACCGATATAGTGCACTCGCGGCTTACGATTTGTCCACGTGGAAACGACTCTTTCTAACCAAGCTCAGTGGCTCTG GTGATGAGAAAtccttggcggatgatgttgcAGTAGATGCAGATGGTAATGCGTACGTTACCGATGTGAAAGGCAGTAAACTTTGGAAGGTAGGTGTGGATGGTGAGATCTTGTCTACCCTCACAAACCCACTCTTCACTCCCAAAGAGTGGTACAAAAGCTTGGCTGGATTGAGCGGAATCGTTTACCACCCCGATGGCTACTTGATCGTAATTCATACTTTGGGTGGCTATTTGCTTAAGATTGATCTAGCCAAGGGACATGAAGTGAAGTTGATTGAACTTGCCGGTGGTCCACTATCATTTGGTGATGGTTTAGAGCTGATTTCTCCTACCAAGCTTGTAGTTGCCGCCGGAAACCCCTCTGGGAGATTGGTGGAGAGCACCGATGGGTGGGAGACGGCTTCTGTGGTGGCAAAGTTTAAGGGTCCTATGCATCGTCTTGCCACGGCGGCAACTGTGAAAGATGGGAAGGTTTATCTCAACCATATGGTGGGCATGGGGTACCCCAAGAAGACGCATGCCCTTGTTGAGTTTGTTCTCTGA